AGACTGTACCGGATGTCCGCTGAAAGAATCGTGTACCAAGGCGAAAGGGAACCGTCAGGTTCACTGGAACCCGGTCTACGAGGAATTGAAAATGAAAGCGAAAGAAGCCCTTGAATGTGAGGACCGAAAACTGGTATACGCCCGAAGAAAAATCGAGGTGGAAACCGGTTTCGGCGATATCAAGGGCAATTTGGCGTTCCGCCGGTTCCATCTCCGGGGGCTTCAGAAAGTGCACATCGAATTCGGACTCATCGCCATGGCGCATAATTTTCGGAAAGTGGCCGGTTTCCTCCGGTCACTTTCCGAAAAAGCGAACTTTAAAAAAACAGGGAGAGAACAACCGATTGGTTATTCTCTCCCTGTTTTTAATTTAGGGGGCTTTTTGGACAGCCCCTTCCATGTGTTTCAGCTCTTATCCGAATTGCCGGAAAGGTTGATCCCGTTTCAGTGTACTTAAGCGGATTCCTTGAACAGGCAGGAAGAGACCGCAGCGTGGTGGTCGGGCCGGACAAAATCATAAGCTGCGTATCGGTGCAGATAAATGTCCAATCCAGTCAAGAGACTGACCGGCACAGTCCCGGTTAATCCATGCAGGAACCGGTCAATACAGCTGACAGCATGACGGTCGGCAATGCCATATCCAATTCAATTGCACGGATTAGGCCTTAAATGGTGAATGCCGCCGTGCCAACATACTTAGCAATTCCTATGCCAACCGAATGCTCCTGCTAAGAACCCGGTGCATCCTCTTTTTAATGATTGCAGCAGTTCAACTGGCAGGAATAACTCACCGAAGCAATCTTTATTGGTTCTCCTTCGACTTAACCGACCTTTCGGGAGGAAAGTGATCGAAGCGAAAGGTTCAACATTCACTTTTGTCAATACACCAGAAAAAGCCGGCAGATGTCATTTCAACATCTGCCAGCTTTTCGGTTCTTCCATCAGGCTTACTGTCCGTCCGTCTTACTGGACGTCCGCTGTTTCCTTTTCTTTGCGAGTCGGAATCGTTTTTAGAGCCGCCGACCAGTCAATCAGCTGATCAAGCATCTGTCCGACTGAATCCGCCTGGACATCCGCCGGCTTGAATTCAGCCATATTTTCAAAATCCGTGAACAGGGACAGGGCCGGATGCACCCGCACATCAGCAACCAGCAATTCGCCGAGGATGCCGCGGAGATGCTCTGCTGCACGCGCACCGCCGACCGAGCCATACGACACAATGCCTGCCGCTTTATTGTTCCATTCATCACGCAGGTAATCGAGCGCATTCTTCAATGCTCCTGTAATGGAGTGGTTGTATTCCTGGACGATGAAGACGAAGCCGTCCTGTTTGGCAATGACTTCAGACCAGGCAGCGGCGCCTGATGCGTCGCCCTCCGGCTCACCGAGAAGCGGCAATTTATAATCCGCGATATCGATCACTGTATAATTTGCATCACCGCGCTGATCCGCGATTTCTTTTACCCACTGGCCGACTTGCGGGCTGAGGCGCCCTTCGCGTGTGGATCCTAAAATGATGCCGATGTTGAGTTTTGTCATGTCTGATTCCTCCTGGTTTTTAGTGGTTTTTCCTCCGAAAAATTGATTAATATTCATATTACAGATACTCCTTTTCAATGTTTCTGGTGCTGCGGACCGTATCGATCGGTCTCACCAGCCGTTCGATTTCCGTGCGGTTCGGTTCAAGGAACGGCGGCAGTGACAGGGCCTCCCCAATCGTTTCGTACGGCTCATCACCCATGAAGCCGGGGCCGTCGGTCGCCCATTCAAACAGAATGCCGGGTGCGACGCGGGCGTAGAGTGATTCGAAGAAGAAGCGGTCGACGTATCCTGACGTGCGGAAACCTGATTGTTGCAGATGGCGGATCCAGTCATTCAGCACGTCCGTGTCCGCCACGCGGAACGCAGCATGATGTACGGTGCCATACCCTTGCAGGCCGGCCGGCAGGATCGTATTGTATTCGACGATGACACGGGCGCCGTTTCCGCCTTCCCCGAATTCGAATAAGTGAAGCGATCCTTCCTTCGCCACCTCACGCATACCCATCGTATTTTCCAGTACATTCTTAAATGCATCGAACCGGGCAATCCGGATATGCAGCGGCCCGAGACCGGTAATGATAGGAATAGGTAAACTTTTGAAGTAATCTCCAGCTTTTCCCCTCCTGAGTACCGTGCGTGCGATTTTCACCGCACACGGCACGCCATCGATTCTAATTAATCCTGTTTTATGGGATTCAATCCAAGGATTATCAATCCTTAGACGAGATAGTGCCATACTATACGTCTTAGCTAATGTCACCTATGAGTTTCGCTCTGTATTTCTCGACTTTCTTCGCTATTTTTGTGTCCTCCGGCACGGAAGTGCCATGTACTAGTTCATGACATTTCTTGTGGAGGCTAGCGAGATTAGTAATTTTGTTTACTTCGTCGAGTGGTAAGGTAGGGCTGATATGGTGGCATTGTAGCTCCACTGGTAAAATATCGCCGGCACATACTTTACATTTTCCTCTATCTCTGTTGAACGCATATTCCCTGTTCATATAGAATTCAAAGTTATACTTTCTAAGATTCTTTTTATCGGATTTCAGCATGTTTCGTTTGGCTATTCGGAATACGTCTTCGTTCTTGTCATAGAGTGGGAGTCTGTTAAGACTCTGATTCTTTTTCGCATTCTTGTAGTAAAGTTCTCGTCCTTCAACCGTATAAGGGGTTAAATTCTGATTAAAGCACTGTGGGTCTTCCGATTTCGTGTGTAGGAATTTTGTAATTCCAACCCATTCTCCTTCTACTTCCACTGCATGAGTTTCGGCGGTATAGCCTTCGTGTCTCTTGCGTCGGTTAGAAAGTTCGGAATATCTTTTCAGTTTAGCTTTATTTTTACCATTGTTCTGGTTGCGATAGAGTTTCTTCCACGTGTAGTGACTGGTAACGAAGACTTTATGGTCTAAGGAGTCAAAAATTTCTGTCCAGACCGCTGTCTTGTAATATTCAGATAAACCAACGATTTTAGAGTTCACTTTCTCGATTATCACAGCTTTCTGATAGTCGCATTGTGTTCTCCTAATCTGCTTAATGTCCTTTAGAATCTCTGCCGTTTTTGTTCTAACCTTTTTCATATCAGGTAGAATTCTGGCATATAACTCATGTTTCTTAGCATTTCCAGTTCTGCCTATGCTCTTTCGAGGTTTGGCCAATTCAACTTGGAAGCCGAGAAATTTCATTCTATTTTCTTTAAGGTCAGTGATGACAGTCTTTTCTTCCGAAAGTTCAAGATTCAATTTCGCCTTGAAGTATCTTTTCAGATACTCCAATTGCTTTTCGGCTTGTTCTTTCGTTTTCGTGAAGATCACCCAGTCATCTGCGTATCTAACTAGAAATACAGGTTGCCTACCTACCTTCCGAAATTTCCTACGAGCATTTTTGACGTTCGAGAATTCATCCGCAAAGTATGGATTTTCATACCTGCTGGAGACAGTCCAATCAAAATCGTTCAAATACACATTTGCGAGAATAGGGCTGATAATACCACCTTGCGGTGTACCTTTGTCGGTATCGTGGAATTTGAAATCTTCCTCGATAATCCCCGATTTCAGCATTTTCTTGATTAACGCGAGAACGCGTTTATCAATAATCCCAATTTTGTGCAATTTACGCATTAGCACAGCATGGTCAATATTATCGAAGTAGCCTTTTATATCTCCTTCAATGACGTATTCATATCTCCCAATGTTAATTAGATGAGCAACTCTTGCGATAGCATGGTGTGTAGACCTGTAAGGTCTAAATCCGTAACTATGCTCGTAGAGTTTTGCCTCTATTATGGGTTCTATAACAATTTTAATGCACTGTTGGATGATTCTATCCAACATAGTTGGAATACCGAGGGGTCTAGTTTTACCCGTATTTCCTTTCGGAATATGTTTTCTTCTGGCGGGTTGAGGATTATAGTTCTCCATCGCTCTCCGTACCGTCCGAATGAGTTTCTCTCTGGGCATTTGTAGAAAATGGTTGATGGTCTTATTATCAATGCCCGCTGTCATACTGCCCTTATTCGACTTTATGTCGTGTATTGCAGTTATGATAGTTTGGTCATTAATAATGACTTCATACAATCCATTTAGGGATTTTCCCTCTTTGGACTCTTGATACATGGAGTCCAGAGTCAGCTTCAAGTCCTTTTCGGACTTGATTTGGCAATTAACCTCCACCTTTGTACACACAACCTTCCTGAGAAATACGAGGCTAGGTTATAGGTGGATTAGCGATTATTATGAGTACTGTACAATACCCATAACGTTAACCAAATGACGTTTTGTATAGTCTTTATTTTTCTTTTAAGTGAAAAAGTCTATCTCTTAGAACCGACTTCCCCCCTTCGCTCCACAGACATTACATCTGCTTCAACACTACTATGAGGGACCTGAC
Above is a genomic segment from Planococcus lenghuensis containing:
- a CDS encoding NADPH-dependent FMN reductase; this encodes MTKLNIGIILGSTREGRLSPQVGQWVKEIADQRGDANYTVIDIADYKLPLLGEPEGDASGAAAWSEVIAKQDGFVFIVQEYNHSITGALKNALDYLRDEWNNKAAGIVSYGSVGGARAAEHLRGILGELLVADVRVHPALSLFTDFENMAEFKPADVQADSVGQMLDQLIDWSAALKTIPTRKEKETADVQ
- the ltrA gene encoding group II intron reverse transcriptase/maturase, with amino-acid sequence MYQESKEGKSLNGLYEVIINDQTIITAIHDIKSNKGSMTAGIDNKTINHFLQMPREKLIRTVRRAMENYNPQPARRKHIPKGNTGKTRPLGIPTMLDRIIQQCIKIVIEPIIEAKLYEHSYGFRPYRSTHHAIARVAHLINIGRYEYVIEGDIKGYFDNIDHAVLMRKLHKIGIIDKRVLALIKKMLKSGIIEEDFKFHDTDKGTPQGGIISPILANVYLNDFDWTVSSRYENPYFADEFSNVKNARRKFRKVGRQPVFLVRYADDWVIFTKTKEQAEKQLEYLKRYFKAKLNLELSEEKTVITDLKENRMKFLGFQVELAKPRKSIGRTGNAKKHELYARILPDMKKVRTKTAEILKDIKQIRRTQCDYQKAVIIEKVNSKIVGLSEYYKTAVWTEIFDSLDHKVFVTSHYTWKKLYRNQNNGKNKAKLKRYSELSNRRKRHEGYTAETHAVEVEGEWVGITKFLHTKSEDPQCFNQNLTPYTVEGRELYYKNAKKNQSLNRLPLYDKNEDVFRIAKRNMLKSDKKNLRKYNFEFYMNREYAFNRDRGKCKVCAGDILPVELQCHHISPTLPLDEVNKITNLASLHKKCHELVHGTSVPEDTKIAKKVEKYRAKLIGDIS